GTGGCACCCGGAGCCTGCGGGAGCTGGGTGAACTCACGGCTGCGGGTGATGACCGGGACCGTGAGCGGGATGACGCCCGCGTTGGCGAACTGCAGCTGCACCGGGATGCTCTCGCCGCCGCTGAGGGGCTTCTTGAGCCCTTCGATAAGGATCGTGGTCGTGGGCTTGCCGACGTTCACCCGCTGCCCGGCGGGGAGGTCGACCGGGGCGGTGACCTTGGCGGTGCCGACGGCCGGGTCGACGCCGACCCCGAGGAGCCGGTCGGCCCCCTGGTTGGTGTTCACCATCGACAGGTAGAGCGGCGTCGATCCGCCGGCGGGCAGGGCCGCGCCGGAGTCCGGGCCCAGGAAGAACCCCTGGGAGACGTCGATCCCCTTGACCTTGGCGACGAGGGCCTCGGTGGGCGCGTAGGGCTTGTTGGTGTTCGCGTCGGATCCGGCGCCACAGCCGGCCAGGACCGGGGCGGCTGCGAGGAACGCGGCGGCGGCGATCGCCCAGTGACGGCGGTTGCGGGTCACGGCGTGCATTCTCCTTGTCACACAAGAGGTAGGGCAGAGCCAACCCTATCCGTGAGCTTTGCCGGGTTTTCCGGCGGCCCGCCTGATCATCGGGGAGCGGGTAACGCAGGTCATGAACCCTTTTCTCCCCCTTGATTCATAGAGTCCGGCTCTTGTCAAGCCCTTAAATGCCGCTTTGACCTGCAGTTATGGTGATTTCACTGTTCCGGGAGGCTGTGGATACGTGGTACTCTTGAGTACAGCGGAAGGGGTACTTGTCACATGACTTTCCAGGTCGGCGACACTGTCGTCTACCCCCACCACGGGGCTGCTCGGATCGAGGCAATCACGACCCGAACCATCAAAGGTGAGGAAAGGACCTACCTGGTTCTCAAGGTCGACAAGGGCGACCTTACCGTCCAGGTGCCGGCTGACAACGCAGAACTCGTGGGTGTTCGCGATGTCGTCGGTCAAGAGGGCCTTGAGCGCGTTTTCGACGTGCTTCGCATGCCTCACACCGAAGAGCCCACGAACTGGTCCCGCCGCTACAAGGCCAACCTGGAGAAGCTGGCGTCCGGTGACGTCAACAAGGTGGCCGAGGTCGTCCGCGACCTGTGGCGACGAGACAAGGAGCGCGGACTCTCCGCAGGAGAGAAGCGAATGCTGGCCAAGGCCCGGCAGATCCTGGTCAGCGAGCTCGCGCTCGCCGAGAAGACCAACGAGGACAAGGCCGAGGCCCTGCTCGACGAGGTTCTCAACTCCTGAACACGACATTTCCGCGGGTGGGCGTCGGAGTCGACGTCCACCCGTTCGCATCCGGGCGCGAGCTGCACCTCGCCGGCCTGCACTGGCCGGGTGAGACCGGCCTCGACGGGCACTCCGACGGCGACGCCGCCGCCCACGCCGCCTGTGACGCGCTGCTGTCCGCGGCGGGTCTCGGCGACCTCGGCGGCCTGTTCGGCACCTCCGACCCCCGCTGGGCAGGCGCCTCCGGCGCCTCCCTGCTGGAGGAGGCCGCCCGTAAGGTGCGCGCCGCCGGCTTCGAGATCGGCAACGTGGCCATCCAGGTCATCGGGAACCGGCCGAAGCTGGCTCCCCGCCGTGCGGAGGCCGAGAAGGCCCTCAGCGACGCCGTAGGGGCGCCCGTGAGCGTCAGCGCCACCACGACCGACGGCCTGGGACTCACCGGGCGTGGCGAGGGCGTGGCGGCCATGGCGACCGCGATCGTGGTGAACCGGAACCCGGGTTCACGCGTCTCCTGATACGGAACGCGCAAGCGCTCCGACGGGCGAGGTGAAATGCCCGTCGACACATTCGAGGCGGTGGCCCGTCACTGGCGCGGTACGGGCCACCTCCTTTTTTGAATGATCTGTGAATGTCCTGGGTAGCTCCCTGTTGACCATGTCTCGTCACCGGGGGGAGCAGGGCATGATCGGCTCGATTGTTTCCGCGATCGTCATCGGAGCCATCGTCGGAGCATTGGCACGGCTTCTCATTCCTGGGCGGCAGAAGCTCTCGATAGGCATGACCCTCAGCGTGGGCATCGTCGCCGCACTCGTCGGCACGCTCATCGCGGGTCTCCTCGGTTTCGCCAACACGCCCGGAATCGACTGGTGGGAACACCTCCTGCAACTGGTGCTGGCGGTGGCCGCAGTGCTGGTCGTGGTCCAAATGCGCGCGAACAAGGCGCGCTGACCGGGAAATTTACCGTTTCCAGGGATATTCTTTACCTGGTGGGTATCCATCTTCCTGTGAGAGTGAAGGTCACCTCACTGGGAGGTTGATGATATGACCATCGCATCCATTCTGGGGGCCATCGTCATCGGCGCCGTCATCGGCGTCCTCGGCCGTCTCCTGCTTCCCGGTAGGCAACCGATCGGATGGATCCTGACCATCCTGGTCGGCATCGTCGCCGCCCTCATCGGTACCGCGATCGCCCAGGTTCTCGGCGTCGCCACCACCAACGGCATCGACTGGATCGAGCTCGTCATGCAGGTCGTCCTGGCCATGGTCGGCGTCGGCCTCGTCGCCGGTCTCAAGCGGTCCAGGGGCTAGACAGCGGCTAGACAGCGGCTAGACAGCAGGGTGAACCACCCCGGCGACTTCACCGAGGGCCGGTCCGTTGTCGGACGGAGAACGGCGGCTGTGACACGCCTGGCCGCTCCGGCTCCTCCCGCCCCCGGTCTGACCTCCGGGCCCCGCCACCCCGGCCTTCAGACCGGGGAGTGACTGTCCGGATCCCGCGGTCCCGAGCCTCTCAGACCGAGGGGGCGGGGCCTGGAAACAGGCCGAGAGCGGGCGGGCCCTGGACGGACGGTCGCGCGGCGGCTCACTCCTCCGGCGGGGTGGGCGTGCTGCGCACACGCGTCGAGGGCGGGGGCGTCGTGTCCTCGCCGCCCGGCTCGGACTCGCCGTCCGTCTCCCCGGCCGACTCGACCTGGGGCTCCGAACCGGCGGTCGCCTGTGCGAGGCTCTCCTCGCGATCGGCGGCCTCGGCACCGTGTGCCGGGTCCGGAGACGCCCCCTCCGGCGTCTGCTCCGACATCGTCGGGATCGGCTGGGTGTCGACGTCGCGATCGCCGACCTCGCCCCTCCGGCTCCGATCCCCGTCCCCCTGCTTCCGCGAGGGCTCCGAGCGCTTCTGTGAGGCCTCCGTGCCCGCGTCCCAGGTCTCCACCCGCTCGCTGACCCGGCCCTCGGGCCGTTCCTCCTGCGCTGTCCCCTCCTGTACGGCGGCGCGGGGTGGATGGACGAGCAGATCACCCTGACGGGGCCGGACCAGATCCCCCCAGCGCACAGGCTTCTCCGGGAGCGGAGGGGGTTGGGGAGCGGATTCGGGAGCGGCTCCGGGGGCGGCTCCGGGGGCGGCGAGGTGCTCGGTGGTCGCGGGGCGCTCTGAGGACGCGGGGCGCTTGGGAAGCTCCTCGATCTCGGGCGTCTCCGGAGCGGCCGTAGGGCCGACCACCGGGTTGCCGGACGGCAGGTCGTGGTGCGGCGCCGACTCCAGTGGAGGGGCGGCCTGCGGGTCGAGCACGACCTCGGCGTGAGAGAGCGGGACGGGCTGGACAGACTCTGCCGCCGGAGTCGCGGGCTGGACGGCCGGGGCCGGCTGTGCCGCCGGAGTCGCGGGCCGGCCGCGGTGGGCGGGGTCTGTCGCCGGAGTCGCGGCTTGGTCCCGATGGGCCGGATACTCCGCGGTCGGCACATCGGCGTCCGAGAACGGCACGATGTCGCGGCCATGGCCCGCCGTCGCCGCGTCTGCGGCGGTCCGCCGGGCGGCGGCATGTTTGATCAGCAGGAGCCAGAGCCACAGGGCCATGGCCAGCATCGCCCACGGGGCCACGGCCACCACGACGGCCGCCTGCCGTACGTCCACCGTGGTCCGGGTGGCGGTGGTCACCTCGGCGGCGGCCGCGACGACGAACAGCAGCGTCAGGACCACTCCCGCCTGCAGGCGGACCGGCCACCGCCCGCCCCGCAGCAGCAGGACGCCGATCATCGCGACGGCGAGCAGCGCGTCGAAGGCCGCCGGGTAGAGGTAGGCGAGTCTCTGGCCGGCCTCACCGGCGAGGGCGAAGACGCGCAGGTCTTCGAAGGACAGCACGCACGCGGCGGCGGTGAGCGCGGCCACGCAGACTCCGGCGACGGCGATCCCGGCACCGCGCAGGGTGCGGGCGAGCCGGTCCGGCTTGGCGGGCGGGGGCAGGGGCGAGGACGGGCGGGAGACCAGGTCTGCCGCCGCGGGGGATTTGGCGTCCATGGCGTCCTGAGCCTACAGAATCGGCACCTGACATGATCGAGGGAGGCGCGTCCGATCGTGCGCATCACCCCGGGGCGGTTCTACCTGCGCGGTTGATCCCTGGAAGGGCGTCGCGACACGCCCCACCCACGGATGATCACTAGCGGCATTCGCCGTTAATGACTACAAAAGACATCCCTGGGCAACTTCAACGTCTGGCAACCCGGCTTGTGAGGTGGGGTAAGGCGTTAGCCTTTCCTACGTGAGCCTGCACCTATACGACACCAGCGTACGTACGGTCCGTGAATTCGTTCCGGTCGAACCCGGCCGGGCGTCGATCTACCTGTGTGGCGCCACCGTGCAGGCTCCCCCGCATATCGGGCATATCCGCTCGGGCGTCAATTTCGACGTGCTGCGCCGCTGGATGACCCGCTCGGGTTACCGGGTGACCTTCTGCCGGAACGTTACCGACATCGACGACAAGATCATCCGAGTTGCGGCAGTCGAGGGTGTGCCGTGGTTCGTCGTCGCCGAGCGTAACCAGCGCGCCTTCACCTGGGCCTACGAGGTGCTCGGCTGCCTCCCGCCGACCGTGGAGCCGAGGGCCACCGGTCACGTGCCCGAGATGATCGAGCTGATGGAGCGGTTGATCGAGGCCGGCCACGCCTACGCCGCCGACGGTGACGTCTACTTCGACGTCATGTCCTACGCCGACCGGTACGGCTCGCTGTCCAACCAGAGACCCGAGAACATGCGGGCCGCCGGAGACACCGACACCGATTCCTGCAAGCGGGACCCGCGCGACTTCGCCCTGTGGAAGGGCGAGAAGCCCGGCGAGCCCACCTGGCCCACTCCCTGGGGGCGTGGCCGTCCCGGCTGGCACCTGGAGTGCTCGGCCATGGCGACCAAGTATCTCGGGCCGACCTTCGACATCCACGGCGGCGGCGTCGACCTGATCTTCCCGCACCACGAGAACGAGCTGACCCAGTCGCAGGCCGCCGGTGACGGCTTCGCGCGCTACTGGATGCACAACGGCATGCTCAAGATCGGCGCGGAGAAGATGAGCAAGTCGCTCGGCAACTCCCTGCTGATCCCCGAGGTGACCAAGAAGGTCCGCCCCGTCGAGCTCCGCTACTACCTCGCGGCCCCGCACTACCGCTCGGCGATCGAATACTCCGAGGAGGCGCTGTTCGAGGCCGCCTCGGCCTACCAGCGCATCGAGGGCTTCGTCATCCGGGCGGCCGAGGTCATCCACGACGTGGACGCGCACGCGCCGCTGCCCCAGGCGTTCGTGGACGCGCTCGACGACGACCTGGGCACCCCGCAGGCGCTCGCCGTGGTGCACGAGGTGGTCCGCGAGGGCAACGTCGCCCTGGCGGACGGCAACAAGGAGCAGGTCGCCAGGTTGCTGGCCGAAACGCAGAACATGCTCGACGTGCTCGGGCTGGACCCGCGTTCGGAGCAGTGGCGCTCCTCCGGCGGCGACGCGGGAGGCCTGCGCTCGACCGTCGACGCGCTGGTCAGCGTGGCTCTGGAACAGCGTCAGGCGGCCCGTGCCCGCAAGGACTTCGCGGCGGCCGACGGCATCCGTGACCAGCTCGCCGGAGCCGGGATCCTTGTGGAGGACACCCCCCAAGGTCCTCGTTGGGAACTGTCGCGGTAAAAGCAGGCCGTACCCTAGACAGCATGGCTGGTGGGGGTAGAGGGTCCGGGCGACCCGCGAAGAAGAAGAGTCCGACCAAGGGCACCGGCGGCAACGTCCGCCGTGGTCTGGAGGGCAAGGGGGCGACCCCGCCGGCGCACATGCGGCACTGGCACAAGGACAAGGCACGCACGGAGCGGATCGAGCGCGAGGACAGGACCGGCGGCCGGTCCTCCTCGCCGCGCACCCCGGTCCGCGCCAGGCGGGGCGAGGACGCACCCGAATACATCGGCGGCCGTAACCCCGTCGTGGAGGCGCTGCGGGCCGGTGTGCCCGCCAGCACCCTCTACGTCGCCATGCGCATCGACAACGACGACAGGGTCAAGGAGTCCGTCCGGATCGCCGCCGACCGTGGCATCGCGATGCTGGAGGTCGGCAGGGAGAAGCTCGACCGCCTCACCGAAGGGGCGATCCACCAGGGCATGGCCCTGCAGATCCCGGCGTACGAATACGCTCACCCCGAGGACCTGGTCACCATCGCCCAGGACGCCGCCGAGGTGCCGCTGATCGTGGCCCTCGACAGCGTCACCGACCCGCGTAACCTCGGCGCCATCGCCCGCTCCGCCACCGCCTTCGGCGCGCACGGGCTGCTCATCCCCTCACGCCGTTCGGCCGGGGTGACGGGCGGCGCCTGGAAGACCTCCGCGGGCACGCTGGCCACCATGACGGTCGCTCGTGCCGCCAACCTGACCGCGGCCCTGCGTGACTACCGCGAGGCCGGTCTGTTCGTGATCGGTCTCGACGGCGAGGGCACGGTCGAGATCGGCGACGCCAATCTCCTCGACGGCCCGCTGGTCGTCGTCGTGGGCTCCGAGGGCAAGGGCCTGTCCCGCCTGGTCCGCGAAGCCTGCGACCTGGTCGTCCGCATCCCCATGAACGCAGCGGCCGAGTCCCTCAACGCCGGCGTCGCCGCCGGCATCGCCCTTTACGAGGTCTCCCGCCACCGCAAGCGCTGAGGCGGGCTCTGTGGATCCCCGTCTCCGGCTGTGGAGGCGGGGAGCCGGTGTGAACGTCAGTGGCGATCCGTCCCGGTGCGGAACCGACGGCCGGGGTGTTCCAGCTCCGGCGTGAAGTCAGCGACCGGGGCGTTTCAGTGTGGACACGCCCCACAGTTCGGCGATGCGTCCGTCCCGCACCCGGAAGATCTCCAGCATCGTGGGGGGACGCTTTTCCCCGGCATCTGCCGGGATCCCGTGCAGGACCGTACGGACGGCGGCCCTGTCGCCCTCGACGAGCATGTCCTCGACGACCACCCGGACGTCGGGGAACATCGTATGGAGACCCGTCCACGCCTTCCTGACGCTCTCGGCGCCGGTGGTCCCCAGCGCGTGGCTGACGAAATCCACAGAGAAGATCGTCTCGGTGGCGGCCATGTCACGGGCGTTGAACGCCTCGTACATGCGCCGCCCAACAGCTCTCACGTCGTCTGCCATCTACCTGTCCTGCCTCCGTTTCAGGTTCTTGCGGGATTCCCAGAAGGCAAGATCGCCGCCGGGGCTATCGACCTTGCGGGTCACGCTCGATGCGGTCCACGTTGGCGCACACGCGTGTCAGGGCGCGGAGGACGGTTTCCTGCTCTTCCGCGGTCACGCCGTCGAGCAGCCGTACCTGGTAGGCCTGATGAGATCGGGCGAGTTCGGCGGCGGCCTGCGCGCCCGCAGGCGTCAGGTTGGCCAGCGTGTAGCGATTGTCCGCCGGGTCGATGCGGCGGCTGACCAGCCCTTCGGCCTCGAACTCCTTGATCAGGCGCGTGACGCTCGCACCGTCGAGGGACAGGATCCGACGCAGGTCGCTGTGACTGGTCTCTCCGTCCCTCCAGAGCCGCATCAGCACCCGGAGCCGGGGCGCGCTCATCCCCACATGCCGCGCGAACGCCTGGCGTATCTCAGCGTAGGCACCGCCCAGTTCACCGAAGAACCTGTCCTCGGGGGTCTCCATGCTCGATCTCCCCACCGTCGATGCCTCATCCCGTCGGCGAGGGGGACTCGCCGCTAACTCTTACTTCCGCTAACTGTTGATATTATCAAGAGTATGGAGTGTCAAGGAATCGAGGATGGGGCGATGTCCGGCCGACCCGGAGCGGAGAGCCGGCCGGTCCACGGCAACTGCGGATGAGTAAGGATGGCGAACCTTGCTCGATGAGGTACTCGCTCGGTGACGTCTAGGGCGTAAGCCGACTACACTCATCAGACGACCACGCCGACGTAGCTCAATCGGCAGAGCATCTGTCTTGTAAACAGAAGGTCAGGGGTTCGATTCCCCTCGTCGGCTCGCAGCTCAGAGGCCCCTTGCGATCATCGCGGGGGGCCTTTTTGATCTCCGTACAGCAACGAAATACAGCAACGGGGTCTAACGATCCGCTGAGACCCTGACTGTTTTCGTGGCGGCGAAATCTGATCTTGCGAGTGGTCGTCGCCGGGTAAGAGGATGCCTGCATGGTCAGAGAGCGACAGATCTTGGCGTGTTCGGGGGTGCTGTATCCGCCCGAGGGTTTTCCCCTGGAGCGAGTGGGCGCCCAAATTTGGCAGGCGCTTCGGCTCGCCGATGTACAGAAGCCGCGGGTCTGTCTGATCGCCACCGCGGTGGGCGACGCGCGCGCCTCCATCGACCGCTGGTATGAGCGGGCCAGCTTCTTCGGGGCTGGGGAGACATCGCACCTGGAGTTGTTCGTCCGGCCGAATGTCGCGGACGTCCGGGCTCATCTTCTGGCACAGGATGTGATCTTCGTATCGGGTGGCAGTGTGGTGAACCTGCTGGCGGTCTGGCGCGCGCACCGGCTAGACGCCGTTTTACGAGAGTGCTGGGAGGCGGGGGTGGTGCTGGCCGGGCAGAGTGCGGGCAGCCTGTGCTGGCATCTGGGCGGGGTGACCGACTCCTTCGGTGACTCCCTCGACGCCATCGATAACGGGTTGGGCTTCCTGCCGTACAGCAACGGAGTCCACGATGACCTGGGCGACCAACCCCGGCGCCAGCGCTTTCGCGAACTCATCGGCGTGGGAGACCTTCCGGCGGGCTACGCGACAGAAGACGGTGTCGCCCTCCACTACGTAGGTGACCAACTCCATGAGGTCCTGGGTGTCCTCCCTGACCGGAGCGCATGGTTCGTTGAGTCCAATGGCACGGGAGGGTACCGCCAGCAGGCTCTTCCTGCTCGGCACTGGCTACCGTCGAAATCAGAACCGATATTAGGTAAGCACTGAGGCCCTCCAAGATCGCTTGGAGGGCCTCATGGTCTCGTGTACGCGGTGCCAATGATCAGCTTCCGCAGTCCAGACTTTTGTTCAACCGATCGAGCGCCTTACGGGTCTCCGGTGAGGGGATCTGCGTGTAGACGTTCATGGTCATGGAGATCTGAGAGTGGCGGAGGATGCGCATCGCGACCCGGGGGTGAACGTCGAGGGCGGCCAGGAGCGAGGCGCAGGTGTGCCGAGTGTCGTGAACGCGGATGCGAGGGACACCGGCCTTACGGCAGTGCGCGTCGAACGCGCGGTTCAGGTTGCGCGGTTCGATAGGGGTGCCGTTCCGCGTGGTGAAGACGAGATCTGAGTCCTGCCACCTTTCGCCTGCGGCCCCCCAGGCTTCCCGCTGGGCGTTCCGCCGATGGTTGAGCGCGGTCACGCAGAGCCCGAGCAGCGGCAGGGATGCCGTCGAGTCGTCCGTCTTCGTTCTGTCGCGGTGGAGAAGCTGCCCGCCCACCCGGGTGAGCTGGTGGGAGATGTGCAACTCCTCGCCGTCCAGGTCGACGCAGTCCCAGGTCAGGCCGAGCACTTCGCCGCGGCGTAGGCCGAGGCTGAGAATCAACACGTAGGCCGCATACAGGGGGTCGTCGACCGCTCGCAGGTGTTCGAGGAATCGCCGGGCCTCGTCGACACTCCAGACCGGATACTGCCGCTTCTTCTTCGTCTTGCTCGCACTGGGCAGGGTGGTCAACGCCGCCACGTTCTTGGAGATCATCTCTTCCTTGATCGCCTGGTTGAGCGCGGCGCGGAGCGTACGGCGGATACTCGCGATCGTGCTCCGGGACGGGTAGCCCTTGCAGCACTCTCCCTTGGAGCAGCACCGCCGCTTGGCTTCCGGCCGCTGGTGGTCTTTCTTCTGGTCACAGCAAGTGCACAGAGTCGGCAAGGTGTTCAGCCAGGTCTGAACGTCTCGGACCGTAAGCTTGTCGAGCCGCTTCTTGCCCAGGCCGGGGATGATGTAGAGCCGGATGAGCGGCTCATAGGCAACGTAGGTCGTCGGCTCCCGGTTGGGCTCGACCACCTCGGCGAGCCACTGCGCCAGGTACGTGGCGAGCGTCGGGTGTTTGGTCGGTACCGGCCCTTTGCTTGTCAGTTCGTGAAGCTTGAGCCACTTCTCATGGGTCTCCTCGCGGGTCTTGCCGTAGGCCCATTTCCGGGTCTTCTTGCCCTCGGGGGTGACGACCCATACGTAGCCGGCCCAGCCGTCTTTGTAGGGAAAGACCGAGCCCTCACCGTTCGAGCGCTTACCCATCAGGCGACCTTTCCACAAAGTCTGATTACGTAGTCGTTCAGGGCGGATTCCGGGATGCGACGGCAGCGGACATTGACCATGACCGAGTCGAGTTCACCGGAGCGGATAAGGGCGTAGAGCGTCCACCGGCTGACCTGAAGAGCGGCCATGGCCTGCGGGACAGTGAGCAACTTAGGACTCATGGCAGCCTCCCGGATCAACGAGGCAGTTTCCGGTAAGGGCACTTACCAGAAGGGCGTCACCGGCTGAGTAGCCCTGTCCGGCGTACTCCCAGTGAGAGATCACGAGAACGGTGTCCTCGTCGAAGAGAGGCAGGCGGCCGGTGGTGATCGCTTCGCCGCGCATGTGCTCAGCACGGGCGGCGCGGAGTTTGCCGAGGGTGGTGGAGTAGCGGCGGCTCTTGGTGGAGAAGTGGCCGCGGAATCCCAGCATGTGCGCCCATTGGATGAGGCGGAGGTCGGCCAGCTCGTCGAGCGCCCCGAGTCGCAGGCATTCGGCGATGAGCCGCCGGGCGTGATCGCGGAGGTTGAGCGCAGTCAGGTCGTCGAGAGGGTTGATGCGCCGGTCGAGGGTGCCGACGCATTCGGCGGCCTTGGTGGCGTATTTGGCGATGTAGGCGGCTACGGCCTGCTCAGTGAGGTCGCCGGTCATGGTGATCTCGCGGATGTCGAGCTGAGTGCCCCAGCGCAGGAGGCGCGCGGGTTCGTCGCCCGCGACTGGGACGGTGACCGCCACGGCTGAGACAGCATGCCGTACCGCGTCCGTCAAGGCGTCAGCTGTCGCCCAGGCCGGGGGAGGCGAGGCGGGTCCGTCCGGGCCGTCCAGACGGATCACAGCGTGGAAGTGGACGACGCCGCGCCGCTGGTATTCGGCGACCTTGGCGAAGGAGATCGTGAGTTGTTCGCGGAGCTCTTTCAGGGTCAGCCCGGCAGTCTTGGCGACGCGTCGGCGCAGGGCCTCGGTGAAGCGCCGCCACAGCTCTGGGGACATCGCGTTAAAGAGCACCGAGCCCGTGTAGTCATAGCAGTCCGGGCAGAGCGGTTCGCCGAGGCTTCCCTCATCGACCCCGTGTCGGGCCGTGCAGGACATGACCCGCCCGTGCGGGCAAGTGGCCGCATCCCGTCGGGCGTGGCACGGCAGGACGGTGCCGTTCTTCTCTCGGCGGGTGTGGACGGTTCCGAAGGACGGGGCGGTGAGGGTGACGAACAGGCACGGGTGAGCAGTGACCGAGTCCGGGACGCCCTTGCCGCCGACGAGGCCGGCGCGGATGAGTTGGTAGGTGTCGGAGCGGTAAGTCTCGGCGCAGGCCGGGCAGCGCGAGGCGCGGCGGGTC
Above is a genomic segment from Streptosporangium album containing:
- a CDS encoding replication initiator; the encoded protein is MPSTYAVAGLITRLHDPQYARWASQIRATGGCRQPIHLRGHVHHLDPATGQRLHTYSTAGEPDGILRVPCKTRRASRCPACAETYRSDTYQLIRAGLVGGKGVPDSVTAHPCLFVTLTAPSFGTVHTRREKNGTVLPCHARRDAATCPHGRVMSCTARHGVDEGSLGEPLCPDCYDYTGSVLFNAMSPELWRRFTEALRRRVAKTAGLTLKELREQLTISFAKVAEYQRRGVVHFHAVIRLDGPDGPASPPPAWATADALTDAVRHAVSAVAVTVPVAGDEPARLLRWGTQLDIREITMTGDLTEQAVAAYIAKYATKAAECVGTLDRRINPLDDLTALNLRDHARRLIAECLRLGALDELADLRLIQWAHMLGFRGHFSTKSRRYSTTLGKLRAARAEHMRGEAITTGRLPLFDEDTVLVISHWEYAGQGYSAGDALLVSALTGNCLVDPGGCHES